The DNA sequence CCCGACTCCCATCTCAGCGTTGGCTTCCTCGACCTCGGCAGCCTCGCCCTGCGCATCGAACAGCCGGGGGCGACCGTCAACATACCCTTCGTGACATTGCCCAAAAACCGCAGCAACGTGGTTTTGCAGGGCCAGAACACCCCCTTCGCCACAATAAGGGGGCCCTTTGAGGACATGCGCATCTCCGCCGAGGTCCTTATCTCCAATTCCGAGCTGGTTTTCCCTCCCAACACCGACAACCTCCTGAGCCTAATCTACAGTTTCCGCGGCGCGTTGGCCAAACCCGCCGTGGTACAAGTGGGCGACGCCATTCCCCTGCCTTTCACGCTGGACCTGATGGTCCGCCTGATGGACAATGTCCGCTACATCACCTATCCCACCAATTTCCGGATGCAGCGGGGTGGGTTCCTGCACATCACCTATGACGGGCGCGAATGGGTGGCCAATGAGGCGAATTTCGTCTCAGAGGAAGGCACCATAGATTTCTTCGGCACCATCTTCCAGGTGGAGAACCTCAATATCAGGATCATCGACTCCCAGGACCTGATCGACATCAAGGGCTCCTTCTATCGCCGCTCGCCGCGAGGCTCCGTCGTCACCCTCGCCATCTCCACCGACCCGGACGTCTCCAAGCCCATCTTCGACCGCCTTACCTTCACCCTGAGCAGCGACAACCCGGACGACACCACCATCAGCAAGATCCTTTCCCGGGCCCGCTACAGCACGGCCGCCGAGGAGGACAGCGAAAAAATGGAGGGCTCCGGCCTACAGGACCAGGCGCTGAACCTGATCTCGCAAAACCTGAGCACCACCCTGGTCACGCCCTTCATATATCCCCTGGAAAACACCATCCGTCGCTGGCTCGGGCTGGACAACTTCAGCATCAACGCCGGCTTCATCCAAAACCTCTTCATGCAATATTCCAACGACCCCAACCAACTGGCCGAATACGCGGACATGGACCAGTTCACAAGTGACATCACCCAGTTCAGCTCCGCCATCCTGCTAAACAACCTTTCCATTTCCCTCAGCAAATACCTGGGCGGCAGGGTCTTCCTCGATTACACTCTCACCCTGCAGGAAGCCACGGACCTCCTGAACCAAACCAAGATCGTCACCACCCACTACACCTCCCTGCGTCTCTTCCTGCCCTGGCAACTGCGCCTGGGCTACACCTTCAAATATGAGCCCCTGGAGGATAAAAACCTCCTCGAAGCCAAAACATCCCATGAGATCATGCTTCAGAGGTCATTCAGATTCTGGGGCCTGTAATAAATCCTTTGACAAAAAAAGCACTTCCGAAATCATGAAAAAAATATCATTCCCTGGAGGTTGCCATGCCTGAAGCCATGGATAACAAGAAAGCCAAAGAACACAAAAAAGCCGCTCCCCAGCAGGCTGATAAAGCTGCCAAAGATAAAGCCCAGTCGATCAATCCGCGCCATAAGATCGGCCTCGTGGAGATCATCATGATCCTGCTCCTGGCCGGGGTCGTGTTCATCTTCATCTTCGGCATGAACCAGATGAAGGCCGAAAAAGCACGCGAACTGGAGCTTCAGCAAATGGTCGGCGAAGTCCTCCCCACCTTCGGCCTCATCGCCAATGAAGCCAAAGTGTACAAGGAAAACGATCCTTTCGGCGCCTGGCCGCTCACCATTGAGGAATTGAACCTGCCCGCCGGGCTCGACACCCCGCAATTCAAGTTTTCTTTCTCCGACGCCGGCGCGGTTATCATGACCACCACCAAGGATTTTGGCAAGAAAGGCATCACCGTCAGCTATGACATCACCAAGGACATCTACGACATCAACGATCCCGACCCCACTGCCAAACCGGTCATCAAAGAGGATTGGCTCAACCAATAACCGGCTCGCGAATCATATTTACAGCCCGAAAACCCGTCCCCGCGGCGGGTTTTATTATCCTTAGACATGATCTGTAACAGATTTGCGGCACTCCTTGGATCCTCGATCGTCGGAATGGAATGGCTTTGACCAAGATCCGCGCCGGATAATTTTAATGGATGGCCCCCCTTATCAATACGCTATCATTACGGACTCATTACGGACAAAGTCCGTAATGAGTCCGTATTAACACCGTAATGATAATGGGAGGGTTGAAGGAGGGCTCCTACTCAAAATCTTGCCTAAGATACTAATTAATAGTGTTTTATGCCCGATTCACACCGCTTTTCACTTGCCGTTTGAGCCGCTGCCGGGATCTCCCTCTCTCTGGATCAAACCTAAAAGGACTGACGCACTTGCGTTCCGGCAAGCTTTCCTATTGACAATATGCCTGCCTGTGAGGATTGGTACTCCAAACGACCGAGAGTGGAGAAGAGATGAGCAAGAAACAGCGCACGGCGATCGAGCCGACCCGGGAAGAAAACTACGCGGAATGGTACCAGCAGGTGATCAAGGCCGCCGACCTGGCCGAAACCAGCGAGGTCCGCGGTTGCATGGTGATCAAGCCCTGGGGCTACGCGATCTGGGAAAACATCCAGCACGCCCTGGACGAGATGTTCCGCGAGACGGGGCACCGCAACGCCTATTTTCCGATCTTCATCCCCAAGAGCTATTTTGAGAAGGAAGCCGAGCATGTTGAAGGCTTCGCCAAAGAATGCGCCGTGGTCACCCACAGCAGGCTGGAAGACGACGGCCAGGGTGGATTGAAGCCCGCCGGCGAACTCACGGAGCCCTATATCGTGCGCCCCACCAGCGAGACGATCATCGGCGCTTCCTTCGCCAAATGGGTCAATTCCTATCGCGACCTGCCCCTGCTGATCAACCAATGGGCAAACATCGTGCGCTGGGAAATGCGCACCCGCCTCTTTCTGCGCACCACGGAATTCCTCTGGCAGGAAGGCCACACCGTGCATGAAAGCGAAGCCGAGGCGATGGATGAGACCCTGAAGATGCTGGACGTCTACGCCCGCTTCGCCGAGGAGTTTTTGGCCATTCCCGTGTTCAAGGGCGAAAAGACCGAAAGCGAGAAATTCCCCGGCGCCGTGAACACCTACTGCATCGAAGCCATGATGCAGGACCGTAAGGCGCTGCAATCCGGG is a window from the Candidatus Syntrophosphaera sp. genome containing:
- a CDS encoding translocation/assembly module TamB translates to PDSHLSVGFLDLGSLALRIEQPGATVNIPFVTLPKNRSNVVLQGQNTPFATIRGPFEDMRISAEVLISNSELVFPPNTDNLLSLIYSFRGALAKPAVVQVGDAIPLPFTLDLMVRLMDNVRYITYPTNFRMQRGGFLHITYDGREWVANEANFVSEEGTIDFFGTIFQVENLNIRIIDSQDLIDIKGSFYRRSPRGSVVTLAISTDPDVSKPIFDRLTFTLSSDNPDDTTISKILSRARYSTAAEEDSEKMEGSGLQDQALNLISQNLSTTLVTPFIYPLENTIRRWLGLDNFSINAGFIQNLFMQYSNDPNQLAEYADMDQFTSDITQFSSAILLNNLSISLSKYLGGRVFLDYTLTLQEATDLLNQTKIVTTHYTSLRLFLPWQLRLGYTFKYEPLEDKNLLEAKTSHEIMLQRSFRFWGL